One window of the Endomicrobium proavitum genome contains the following:
- a CDS encoding beta-ketoacyl-[acyl-carrier-protein] synthase family protein — MSVNAYSRRVVITGVGAVSPYGAGASLLAQNMLAGKSSVKFNEELVKISEITSKVSSTIEDIDFSYIPRHFRRSMSKMSLFAAVAVKEALKSAGFENAPENTSLFLGSTISSMQAWIDFVNKYNNNEFDTVKTTAIFQVMNHSPLANIAQAFNIKGPGFGTSTACATGLANAGLAYLAVATGLVENALCGGTDEYHPIMTACFAIMNAASNMFNNTPQKASRPFDSARCGIVCGEGCGMLFVESLESALKRNVKIYGEIIGFGTNTETKSISHPSKECISECMQIALKSASLNASDIDFINAHATSTLAGDVEESKAINAVFGSKVPVNSLKGHIGHTMAASGTLELIAMLDMVHQNKIAATLNLENIDKECSNVNHLVKNANLKISTFVKNSFALGGTNCSLIVRRYE, encoded by the coding sequence ATGAGCGTAAATGCTTACAGCAGAAGAGTTGTAATTACGGGTGTCGGAGCAGTTTCTCCGTATGGCGCCGGAGCTTCTTTGCTTGCGCAAAATATGCTTGCCGGAAAGAGCAGCGTAAAGTTTAACGAAGAACTTGTAAAAATTTCCGAAATAACAAGTAAAGTCTCATCAACTATTGAAGATATAGATTTTTCATACATACCGCGCCACTTTAGACGATCGATGTCAAAAATGTCTTTATTTGCGGCGGTAGCTGTTAAGGAAGCGCTTAAGAGCGCAGGTTTTGAAAACGCTCCTGAGAATACTTCTTTGTTTTTGGGTTCTACTATAAGCAGTATGCAGGCTTGGATAGATTTTGTAAACAAATATAATAATAATGAATTTGATACCGTTAAAACTACGGCAATATTTCAAGTTATGAATCACTCGCCTTTAGCAAATATTGCACAGGCTTTTAATATAAAAGGACCAGGTTTTGGAACTAGCACCGCTTGTGCTACAGGGCTTGCTAATGCGGGGCTTGCATATCTTGCTGTTGCGACAGGGCTTGTTGAAAATGCGCTTTGCGGCGGAACAGATGAATATCATCCAATAATGACGGCATGTTTTGCAATTATGAATGCCGCAAGCAATATGTTTAATAATACTCCACAGAAAGCGTCCCGTCCTTTTGATTCTGCACGATGTGGTATAGTATGCGGCGAAGGCTGCGGTATGCTTTTTGTAGAATCGCTTGAAAGCGCCTTAAAAAGAAATGTAAAAATTTATGGTGAAATCATAGGTTTTGGAACAAATACGGAAACAAAAAGTATTTCTCATCCTTCAAAAGAATGTATAAGTGAATGTATGCAAATTGCCTTAAAAAGTGCATCACTTAACGCTTCGGACATAGATTTTATCAACGCTCACGCGACAAGTACTCTTGCCGGAGATGTTGAGGAAAGTAAAGCGATAAATGCAGTATTTGGCAGCAAGGTGCCTGTAAATAGTCTAAAAGGGCATATCGGACACACTATGGCTGCAAGCGGAACTCTCGAGCTTATAGCAATGTTAGATATGGTGCACCAAAATAAAATAGCAGCAACATTAAATTTAGAAAATATAGATAAAGAATGCTCAAATGTAAACCATCTTGTAAAAAATGCAAATTTAAAAATAAGCACATTTGTAAAAAATAGTTTTGCTCTTGGTGGTACAAACTGTTCTCTAATTGTGAGGAGATACGAATGA
- a CDS encoding phytoene desaturase family protein, whose amino-acid sequence MQTYDAVVIGSGISGLTSALLLSKKFKKVAIVEQALDIAPLFSGFNRRGVHFETGFHYSGALGDDEVGGYMFKELGLDVPVELCNKDGFDSAHLVDSNRIFKMPFGRRNMEEKLIEYFPCEKEGIKKYLDLCEAVISATPFLNIHRRSFKDEDFFRFSGSTVSLREVLNKCFKDEEIKTLLSFSSILYGSPPSMASFDFHCCCSAIMYSNVWKIKGGASTLVRAFKEALKKQKIDVLINTKVVRIENSDNVKKISFADGSQIASDICVSAIHPKEFIKIAPIGSYRKKNFERIKEMRDTCGFFVLYGILAEDCVDNNINNIAFLKANDFENDHKNFMYINISDTRPRAACVVQSVDSDEKFWNISKEDYKAKKIKIAQEIKAKISLLCPDIFSKIQFVDMSSPATMKKYVNYYGTYGSMHCINNANVMPITKIPGLFLVGQATVAPGLIGSMISAFFLDKLMKREQYK is encoded by the coding sequence ATGCAAACATATGATGCGGTAGTTATTGGCAGCGGAATATCAGGTTTAACCTCGGCATTGCTGCTTTCTAAAAAATTTAAAAAAGTTGCAATAGTTGAACAGGCACTTGATATTGCTCCGTTATTTTCAGGGTTCAATAGACGCGGTGTTCATTTTGAAACCGGATTTCATTATTCTGGAGCATTGGGAGACGACGAAGTTGGCGGGTATATGTTTAAAGAACTTGGGCTCGATGTGCCCGTAGAGTTGTGTAATAAAGATGGCTTTGACTCCGCCCATCTTGTGGACTCAAACAGAATTTTTAAAATGCCTTTTGGGCGTAGAAATATGGAAGAAAAGCTTATTGAATATTTCCCTTGCGAAAAAGAAGGCATAAAAAAATATTTGGATTTATGCGAAGCTGTAATAAGCGCAACGCCTTTTTTAAATATTCACCGTAGGTCGTTTAAGGATGAAGATTTCTTTCGTTTTAGCGGCAGTACAGTATCACTGCGTGAGGTTTTAAATAAATGTTTTAAAGATGAAGAAATAAAAACACTTCTTTCGTTTTCTTCAATTCTTTACGGTTCTCCGCCGTCTATGGCAAGTTTTGACTTTCATTGTTGTTGCAGCGCCATAATGTATAGCAACGTATGGAAAATAAAAGGTGGCGCATCAACGCTTGTGAGGGCATTTAAAGAAGCGCTTAAAAAACAAAAGATAGATGTTTTAATAAACACTAAAGTTGTCCGGATTGAGAATTCTGACAATGTAAAAAAAATAAGTTTTGCAGATGGCAGTCAAATAGCGAGCGATATATGCGTCTCTGCAATACACCCTAAAGAGTTTATAAAAATTGCTCCGATTGGAAGTTATAGAAAGAAAAATTTTGAAAGAATAAAAGAAATGCGTGACACTTGCGGTTTTTTTGTTCTATATGGTATTCTTGCAGAAGATTGCGTAGATAATAATATAAACAACATTGCTTTTTTAAAAGCAAATGATTTTGAAAATGACCATAAAAATTTTATGTATATAAATATTTCAGATACGCGTCCACGTGCTGCTTGCGTTGTGCAATCTGTGGATTCTGATGAAAAGTTTTGGAATATTTCTAAAGAGGATTACAAAGCAAAAAAGATAAAAATAGCGCAAGAGATAAAAGCAAAGATTAGTTTGCTCTGCCCCGATATTTTTAGTAAAATTCAATTTGTAGATATGTCGTCTCCGGCGACAATGAAGAAATATGTAAATTATTACGGCACATATGGAAGTATGCATTGTATCAATAATGCAAACGTTATGCCGATTACAAAAATTCCGGGTTTGTTTTTGGTTGGGCAGGCTACTGTGGCGCCGGGTCTTATCGGTTCTATGATATCGGCATTTTTTCTTGACAAGTTGATGAAAAGGGAGCAGTATAAATGA
- the fabG gene encoding 3-oxoacyl-ACP reductase FabG — MNENQRKIAFVTGASRGIGAIIAKILARDGFDIWLNYRSNNQEAQKVKTEIEKIGRQCLLLKFDVADYKQTEEALSTLLETQTPYVVVNNAGFRRDTLLVWMKESEWKDVISVTLDGFFNITKNVLPFMLKNREGRIINITSAAAHFAIAGQSNYSAAKAGLVGATKSLAAEVAKRNILVNAVSPGFIETEMLEGLPINQIIKTIPLGKLGKSEDVAEIVSFLASNKAEYITGQVFHVNGGIGG; from the coding sequence ATGAATGAAAATCAACGTAAAATAGCATTTGTTACAGGTGCAAGTAGAGGCATTGGTGCTATTATAGCAAAAATACTTGCAAGAGATGGTTTTGATATATGGCTTAATTATCGCTCAAATAACCAAGAAGCCCAAAAGGTAAAGACCGAGATTGAGAAAATAGGGAGACAATGTTTGCTTTTGAAATTTGATGTTGCAGATTACAAACAAACTGAAGAAGCGTTATCTACTCTTCTTGAAACTCAAACTCCTTATGTTGTTGTAAATAATGCAGGGTTTAGAAGAGATACTCTTTTAGTTTGGATGAAAGAATCTGAATGGAAAGATGTTATATCAGTAACTCTTGATGGTTTTTTCAATATAACTAAAAATGTTCTTCCTTTTATGCTTAAAAACAGGGAAGGTAGAATTATCAATATTACTTCTGCGGCGGCGCATTTCGCTATTGCGGGTCAAAGTAATTATTCTGCGGCAAAAGCAGGGCTTGTCGGAGCGACAAAATCTCTTGCTGCAGAAGTTGCAAAAAGAAATATTTTAGTGAATGCAGTTTCGCCCGGGTTTATAGAAACTGAAATGCTTGAAGGACTTCCGATAAATCAGATAATTAAAACTATTCCGCTCGGGAAACTTGGCAAATCTGAAGATGTCGCTGAAATAGTGTCTTTTCTTGCCTCAAATAAAGCCGAATATATTACAGGGCAGGTGTTTCATGTGAACGGCGGAATTGGCGGATAA
- a CDS encoding class I SAM-dependent rRNA methyltransferase, whose amino-acid sequence MKKIILKAGEGKRIKSGHKWVFSNEIKNIEGSPTVNDIVALYDNDEALIGFGFYNPHSLIAFRLLSTVENEDINIAFWEKRIASAKALREKVYPNEKSYRAIFGESDNMSGVIIDKYGDYLCAQFVCAGADFRKADILEAAKLVYNPKGIFIRNDAHLRQLENANLKAENEIYFGEISEDIIIEENGLKFYADIVRGQKTGYFFDQRDNRLKLANYVKDKKVLDCYCHTGAFAIYAKKAGAKEVVFVDSSLPALETAEKNYNLNGLKDYNGVEADALEYLQSKEAKSEKFDIVNIDPPGLIKSRKDFNAGFKHYVKVNEAAISLLRHGGILATSSCSHHLNFKDFKEVISQAAAKAKREAVILEYGFQSKDHPILASMQETEYLNFAIVLIK is encoded by the coding sequence ATGAAAAAAATTATTTTGAAAGCAGGCGAAGGTAAAAGAATTAAAAGCGGGCATAAGTGGGTTTTCTCAAATGAAATTAAAAATATTGAAGGAAGCCCGACGGTTAATGATATTGTCGCTCTTTATGATAACGACGAGGCTTTGATAGGTTTTGGTTTTTATAATCCGCATTCTTTAATTGCTTTTAGGCTTTTAAGCACAGTTGAAAATGAAGATATAAATATTGCGTTTTGGGAAAAGCGCATTGCATCCGCAAAAGCGTTAAGAGAAAAAGTTTACCCGAACGAAAAATCTTACCGCGCGATTTTTGGCGAGTCGGATAATATGTCAGGTGTTATCATAGATAAATACGGCGACTATTTATGCGCGCAATTTGTTTGCGCCGGCGCGGATTTTCGCAAGGCGGATATTTTAGAAGCCGCAAAACTTGTTTACAATCCTAAAGGAATTTTTATAAGAAACGACGCTCATTTAAGGCAGCTTGAAAACGCAAATCTTAAAGCGGAAAATGAAATTTATTTCGGCGAGATTTCCGAAGATATAATTATAGAAGAAAACGGATTGAAGTTTTACGCGGATATTGTCCGCGGGCAAAAAACAGGATATTTTTTTGACCAAAGAGACAACAGATTGAAACTTGCGAATTATGTAAAAGATAAAAAAGTTTTAGATTGTTATTGCCATACCGGCGCATTCGCAATATACGCAAAAAAAGCCGGGGCAAAAGAAGTTGTTTTTGTAGATTCATCTCTGCCCGCTCTTGAAACCGCGGAAAAAAATTATAATTTAAACGGGTTAAAAGATTATAACGGCGTAGAAGCGGACGCTTTGGAATATTTGCAGTCTAAAGAAGCCAAAAGCGAAAAGTTTGATATCGTAAACATAGATCCGCCGGGGCTTATAAAAAGCCGCAAAGATTTCAACGCGGGTTTTAAACATTACGTAAAAGTAAACGAAGCTGCCATAAGCCTTTTAAGACACGGAGGAATTCTTGCCACGTCGTCATGCTCTCACCATTTAAACTTTAAAGATTTCAAAGAAGTAATCAGCCAAGCCGCCGCAAAAGCAAAAAGAGAAGCCGTAATTTTAGAATACGGTTTCCAATCCAAAGACCATCCGATATTAGCCTCAATGCAAGAAACAGAATATTTAAATTTTGCAATTGTGTTGATTAAATAA
- the glyA gene encoding serine hydroxymethyltransferase has translation MSNVQKTDGEIYGLLNAELERQRNTIELIASENITSQAVMEAQGSCLTNKYAEGYPGKRYYGGCEVVDVVETLAIERAKKLFNAKFANVQPHSGAQANFAVFFALAKPGDTVLGLNLSHGGHLSHGNPFNVSGKWFNVISYTVDEKTGIINYDEMEKLALEHKPKIIISGASAYSRIWDWKRIGEIAKKAGAYHMCDMAHYAGLIAAGVYPSPIEYADVVTTTTHKTLRGPRGGLILTNDEALAKKINSAVFPGEQGGPLMHVIAAKAVAFTEALRPEFKQYQSQVLINAKVLAQTLEKGGLKIVSGGTDSHVFLVDLRPLNVKGNTAQEVLEKAGITLNKNGIPYDPEKPAISSGIRVGSPAVTTRGMKEPEMVKIAEAIVKVLKHIDDRKVISDTKADMQRLCKDFPIYKDLKY, from the coding sequence ATGTCTAATGTTCAAAAAACAGACGGCGAAATTTACGGGCTTTTAAACGCGGAGCTTGAAAGACAAAGAAACACCATAGAGCTTATTGCGTCTGAAAACATAACGTCTCAGGCGGTTATGGAAGCTCAAGGGTCTTGCTTAACAAATAAATACGCGGAAGGCTATCCGGGAAAAAGATATTACGGCGGCTGCGAAGTTGTTGACGTTGTGGAAACTTTGGCTATTGAAAGAGCGAAAAAACTTTTCAACGCAAAATTTGCAAACGTTCAGCCTCATTCCGGCGCGCAGGCAAATTTTGCCGTTTTTTTCGCGCTTGCAAAACCTGGCGACACGGTTTTAGGACTAAATCTTTCTCACGGCGGACATCTTTCTCACGGCAACCCTTTTAACGTCAGCGGAAAATGGTTTAACGTAATTTCTTATACGGTTGACGAAAAAACCGGAATAATAAATTATGACGAAATGGAAAAGTTGGCTTTAGAACATAAACCTAAAATTATTATTTCGGGCGCCAGCGCGTATTCAAGAATTTGGGATTGGAAACGTATCGGCGAAATTGCAAAAAAAGCGGGCGCTTATCACATGTGCGATATGGCTCATTATGCCGGACTTATTGCCGCCGGCGTTTATCCGTCGCCAATAGAATATGCCGATGTTGTAACAACAACAACTCATAAAACTCTTCGCGGTCCTCGCGGCGGTTTAATTTTAACTAACGACGAAGCTCTTGCAAAAAAAATAAACTCCGCGGTTTTCCCGGGCGAGCAGGGCGGGCCGTTAATGCACGTTATTGCCGCAAAAGCGGTTGCGTTTACCGAAGCGCTGCGTCCCGAGTTTAAACAATATCAATCTCAAGTTTTAATTAATGCTAAAGTTTTGGCGCAAACGCTTGAAAAAGGCGGATTAAAAATTGTTTCCGGCGGCACGGATTCTCACGTATTTTTAGTTGACTTAAGACCGTTAAACGTTAAAGGAAACACAGCGCAGGAAGTTTTGGAAAAAGCCGGCATTACGCTTAATAAAAACGGAATACCTTACGACCCGGAAAAACCGGCGATATCTTCCGGCATAAGAGTAGGTTCTCCGGCGGTAACCACAAGAGGAATGAAAGAGCCTGAAATGGTGAAAATTGCCGAAGCTATAGTTAAAGTTTTAAAACACATTGACGACCGGAAAGTTATATCCGACACAAAAGCGGACATGCAAAGACTCTGTAAAGATTTTCCGATTTATAAAGATTTGAAGTATTAA
- a CDS encoding L-threonylcarbamoyladenylate synthase yields MKKTLKISHIEKDAHKKVADVIKSGGVAIVPTETVYGFAADAFNTEAKNIIYKIKGRSYKKPLVVMTPDIESVKVLVEIPQKALKIAKKFWPGQLTLIFPTTELGKILSGGRDNLGVRIPNNVFMLKLLKEIASPVWTTSVNASGKKSAKNYKDVLEFDGVADVIVDGGKCEFSFESTVIDMVKFPYVIVRKGCLNTNEILKYI; encoded by the coding sequence ATGAAAAAAACTTTGAAAATTTCTCATATTGAAAAAGACGCTCATAAAAAAGTTGCGGACGTTATTAAAAGCGGCGGGGTGGCGATAGTTCCTACGGAAACGGTTTATGGTTTTGCCGCGGACGCGTTTAATACGGAAGCTAAGAATATAATTTATAAAATTAAAGGCAGAAGTTATAAAAAACCTCTTGTTGTAATGACGCCTGACATTGAAAGCGTTAAAGTTTTAGTTGAAATTCCGCAAAAGGCTTTAAAGATTGCAAAAAAGTTTTGGCCGGGGCAGCTTACGTTAATTTTTCCGACGACAGAACTTGGTAAAATTTTGTCCGGCGGCAGAGATAATCTCGGCGTGCGCATTCCGAACAATGTTTTTATGTTAAAACTTTTAAAAGAAATCGCAAGCCCTGTTTGGACTACTTCCGTAAACGCTTCAGGTAAAAAAAGCGCTAAAAACTATAAAGACGTTTTAGAGTTTGACGGCGTTGCGGACGTTATAGTGGACGGCGGTAAATGCGAGTTTTCTTTTGAGTCCACGGTTATAGACATGGTAAAATTTCCATATGTAATAGTTCGCAAAGGGTGCTTAAATACTAATGAAATTTTAAAATATATTTAA
- the argJ gene encoding bifunctional glutamate N-acetyltransferase/amino-acid acetyltransferase ArgJ — protein MSSSNIPNGFKVGGVRSGISKKEGKKDLALFISEFPATAAGTFTQNMAKAAPVVVDIARLKRGGKFYGVVANSGCANACTGAEGKKNALQMCMEIENKFALPKDSVLVASTGVIGQLLNMQKFYGGVELLKSSLGKSVKNENDAALAVMTTDTFIKKAARKIKIKNGIVKIWGCVKGAGMIHPDMAGLHATMLSFILTDAQIDAKNLQKTLEKSVDQSFNCVSVDGDTSTNDTVILLANAASKTGKLAGKDLRKFADALDEITVDLAKQIAKDGEGATKFIEIEVKNAKTANDAKLIARTIATSPLFKTAVFGADANWGRVIAAAGRAGVPFNPDKIDITMGGIQTFKNGAPLNFSEKRAKKALLKKDIKVELNLKCGKCASKYYACDFSYDYVKINGDYRS, from the coding sequence ATGTCCTCAAGTAACATTCCAAACGGTTTTAAAGTAGGCGGCGTTAGAAGCGGCATATCAAAAAAAGAAGGCAAAAAAGATTTAGCGCTGTTTATCTCGGAATTTCCGGCAACGGCTGCGGGGACTTTTACGCAAAATATGGCAAAAGCCGCGCCCGTTGTAGTTGACATAGCCCGTCTTAAAAGAGGCGGAAAATTTTACGGCGTGGTTGCAAATTCGGGCTGCGCAAACGCATGCACCGGCGCGGAAGGCAAAAAAAACGCGCTTCAAATGTGTATGGAAATAGAAAATAAATTCGCTCTTCCGAAAGATTCCGTTCTCGTGGCGTCCACGGGCGTTATCGGTCAGCTTTTAAATATGCAAAAGTTTTACGGCGGCGTTGAACTGCTTAAATCTTCTTTAGGCAAATCCGTTAAAAATGAAAATGACGCCGCGCTTGCCGTAATGACTACCGATACTTTTATAAAAAAAGCCGCAAGAAAAATTAAAATTAAAAACGGCATAGTTAAAATTTGGGGCTGCGTGAAAGGCGCGGGAATGATTCACCCTGATATGGCTGGTCTGCATGCAACAATGCTTTCTTTTATTTTAACCGATGCGCAAATAGACGCTAAAAACTTACAAAAAACTTTAGAGAAATCGGTTGATCAGTCTTTCAATTGCGTTTCCGTTGACGGAGACACTTCAACAAACGATACCGTTATACTTTTGGCAAACGCCGCAAGCAAAACCGGAAAACTTGCCGGAAAAGATTTGAGAAAGTTTGCCGACGCGCTTGACGAAATTACCGTAGATCTTGCAAAACAAATTGCAAAAGACGGGGAAGGCGCGACAAAGTTTATAGAAATTGAAGTTAAAAACGCGAAAACGGCTAACGACGCAAAACTTATAGCGCGCACCATAGCGACATCTCCGCTTTTTAAAACGGCTGTTTTCGGCGCAGACGCAAACTGGGGCAGAGTTATAGCCGCGGCCGGCAGAGCGGGCGTTCCTTTTAACCCGGATAAAATAGACATAACCATGGGCGGCATTCAAACTTTTAAAAACGGAGCTCCGTTAAATTTCAGCGAAAAGCGCGCAAAAAAAGCGCTGCTGAAAAAAGATATAAAAGTAGAACTAAATTTAAAATGCGGCAAATGCGCGTCAAAATATTACGCCTGCGATTTTTCGTATGACTATGTAAAAATTAACGGCGATTACAGAAGTTAA
- a CDS encoding tetratricopeptide repeat protein — MKKNLLFALFAAASFCVPVLALGPVNPADPAQVAELKQEADAGDRGAQYDLSMVYEFKQDKANSLKYLKQSAENGYAKAQYALGNMYLTGAGGVKKNYDEATKWLTSAKESGYAGKNLDALLADSSKKAAVAKQQALAAAKTKAQTTAKKASDQTKTTVAKTTTAVTTAKTTVAASSAAAVKQEEKSAGFFTNIKNKIKGLF; from the coding sequence ATGAAAAAAAATTTATTGTTTGCTTTGTTTGCTGCGGCAAGTTTTTGCGTTCCGGTTTTAGCGTTAGGTCCGGTAAATCCGGCAGACCCTGCTCAGGTTGCAGAATTAAAACAGGAAGCTGACGCCGGCGACAGAGGCGCGCAGTATGATTTAAGCATGGTTTACGAATTTAAGCAAGACAAAGCAAACTCTCTAAAATATTTGAAACAGTCCGCAGAAAACGGTTACGCAAAAGCGCAATACGCTTTGGGCAACATGTATTTAACCGGCGCCGGCGGCGTGAAAAAAAATTATGACGAAGCAACGAAATGGCTAACGTCCGCAAAAGAGTCGGGGTATGCAGGCAAAAATTTAGACGCGCTTCTTGCCGACAGCTCTAAAAAAGCGGCAGTCGCAAAACAGCAAGCGCTTGCGGCGGCAAAAACAAAAGCCCAAACTACTGCAAAAAAAGCTTCGGATCAAACAAAAACGACTGTTGCAAAAACAACAACCGCGGTTACAACGGCTAAAACAACCGTGGCGGCAAGTTCTGCGGCAGCGGTAAAACAGGAAGAAAAATCTGCGGGATTTTTTACAAATATAAAAAATAAAATTAAGGGGCTTTTCTAA